The genomic DNA CGTAATCCCCGACGGCTCGCTGATCAGCCGCCGCAGCCACCGCACCCGTGCCGTACGTGCCGCCCGGGACAGTTCCGCCTCGGGCACCAGCGCGTCGAATCCGTGGAAACCGCCCGGCCACACGTGCAGTTCCGCCTGTCCGCCGGCCTGCCACAGACGCGCGGCGAAGGCGACCACCTCGTCCCGGAACGTCTCCGCCGAGCCGACGTCGAGGAGGGCGGGAGGCAGTTCCGACAGATCCGTCGCGCGGGCGGGAGCCGCGTAGGCGGGCACGTCCGGGCCGCCGCGGCGATCGCCGAGCAGCGCGGTCCAGCCGGTGTCGTTCGAGGTACGGTCCCACACCCCCAGACCGGCCAGTTGCCGGCCGGAGGGGGTGTCGTTGTGATCGTCGAGCATCGGGCACGCGAGCAGCAGCCCGGCGATCCCGGGGTCCGGCGCCGCAGCCCGGGGCGGAAGCCTGCCGCGGCGGGGTCGGCGGCCTCGCGGCGAGCGCGCAGGAAGGCGCCGAGGTCGTCGCGCTGTACGAGGTCGGTGGTGGTCATGCCGCGGCCCCAGCCTGTGCGAGCAGCGCCGTGGAGACCTCCCACAGGCGCTGGTACGCCACGGTACGCCGACCGGATCGTGCAGGAGTGCCCCGCGGGCCTGGTCACCGTGCGCCGTGGGGGACGGCTCGCTGCCCTTCGCCGCCCCGCCCAGGGTGCGGGACGGGGCCCCCGACGACGCCTACCTGGAGCGGATCGTCGATGCGTTCGGCATCACCCGGGAGCGGGTGCTGACCCACCGGTGGGTGGACAACGGGCCCAGATGGGCAGTGGTCCGGCTGGCCACCGCCCGGGAAGTCCTTGACCTTGAGCCCGACCTGTCCCTCATCCCGACCGCGATGGTCGGTGCGATCGGGGCCCACCCGGAGGGATCGGATCCGGGCACCACTTCGAGATGCGCACCTTCGCCCCCGGGGCCACCGTTCCCGAGGACCCTGCGTGCGGCACCATGAACGCCGGTGTCGGGTAGTGGCTCACCGCCACCGGCGGTGCACCCTCCACCTACCGGGTCTCCCAGGCACCCGGGTAGGGCGGGCGGCCAGCATCGAGATCACCACCGATCCGGACGGCACCGTCTGGGTCAGCGGCGCCACCACCGTGTGCATCCGCGGCTCCATCACGGCGTGACAGCCCGACCGCCCGCGCCCGCGCGGCACCCACCAACCGTGGTCACCAGGCGACCGTGAGAATGGGCCGCCGCGGGCGTCGGGGCTGTCATGCGGTGTCGAGTGTCTTCATGATGACGAAGCTGTTGACCGTGCCGACGCCGGGCAGGGCGGCCAGTTGGTTGGCGTGGAAGTCCTCGTAGGCGGGCAGGTCGGCGACCTCCACCTGGAGCAGGTAATCGAAGTTTCCGGTGATGTGGTGGCAGGCGATGACCTCCGGCAGCTCCCCCACCTGTTCCTCGAAGGCGACCACGGCTGCGCGGGTGTGCCGCATCAGCCGCACCCCCGCGAACACGCGCAGCCCGCGGCCGACCGCCGCCGGGTCGATCAGCGCCCGGTAGCCGCGAATGACCCCGGACTCCTCAAGCTGCCGTACGCGCCGAAGGCACGGCGAGGGCGTCAGCCCGACCCGGGCGGCGAGCTCGTTGTTGCTGATACGGCCGTCCCGTTCCAGTACGGCCAGAATCGACCGGTCCACATCATCCATACCAGCAATTATATTGCTCATGAAGATTCTGTAGCACAATCGCGTGCCCTGACTCCGCGCAATATCTTGCCAAGATTGCTCGCAGCCGGGGCTTGCCGATGGCGCGGGCGGCCATGCTGGATACGGACATACCGTCGAGTTCCGGAGGGGCCAGCCGTGCCGGGCAAGAGCACCGTCACCGTTCACATCGACCGTGAGACCCACCCCAGCCGCGCCGTGGCGCCGCCCATCTACCAGACGGCGGCGTTCTCGGCCGAGGACGCGACCACGTTCGCCGCCGGCGCCGTCGAGCCGCGTGGCAAGGACTTCTACACCCGCTTCGGCAACCCGAACCACGCCCAGGCCGCCGCCGTCGTCGCGGAGCTGGAGGGCACCGAGGCCGCGATGGTCACCGCGTCCGGCATGGCCGCGATCACCACCGCCGTGCTGGCTCTGGTGTCTGCCGGCGACCATGTCATCGGGCAGAAGTCCACCTACGGCGGCACCGCCTCCGTCCTGCAGAACCTGCTGCCGCGCCTGGGCGTGTCCACCACGCTGGTGGACCAGAGGGACGAGGGGGCGTTCGAGAAGGCCCTCACCCCCAAGACCCGGCTGATCCTGGTGGAGACACCGAGCAACCCGCTGCTGCAGATCACCGACCTGCGCGCCGTCGCCGACCTGGCCCGCGCCCACGGTGTGGCAACCCTGGCGGACAACACCTTCGCCACACCGCTGAACCAGCGCCCGGCGGACTTCGGCATCGATGTCGTCTGGCACAGCGCGACGAAGTACCTCAACGGCCACTCCGACGTCTCCGCCGGAGTGCTGGCCGGGCCGGCGAAGGTCCTGGACCGGATCTGGGACACCAGCCTGCTCACCGGCGCCACGCTCGGCCCCATCGACGCCTGGCTGCTGCTGCGCGGGATAAGGACCCTGCCGCTGCGCGTGCCACGGCACAACGACAACGGCCTCGCCCTCGCCGAAGCGCTGAGCGGCCACCCGGCCGTGACACGCGTGCACTACCCCGGCCTGGCCACCCACCCGCAGCACAAGCTGGCCGTCGAGCAGATGAACGGATTCGGCGGAGTACTCGGCATCGAATTCACCGGCGGGTACGAGATGGCCGACGCCTTCCTGTCCCGTCTGCGCTACCCCCGCCGCTCCGCCAGCCTCGGCGGGGTGGAATCCCTCGCCGTGCACCCGGCGTCCATGTGGGCGGGAATGCTCAGCGACGACCAGATCACCGAGACCGTCCCTGCGGGCCTGGTGCGGCTGGCGGCCGGCACCGAGGACACCGCCGACCTGGTCGCCGACGCCCTCGCCGCGGCCGACGCCGTACACCGCTGAGCCGCCCTGCACCACGGCAGCCTCAGCCCGCCCACCGTACGCGAGCGTGAACCACCCGAAACAAAGGACCCTCCCATGCAGACCCTGCTCTCCGGCGGCACCGTCGTCACCATGGACCCGGCTGCCGGCGATCTCCACCGAGGCGACGTGCTGATCGAGGACGGTGTGATCGTCGAGGTGGCCAAGCGGATCGAGGTGACCGACGCCGACGTGATCGACGCGAGTGACCGGATCGTCCTGCCCGGTTTCGTCGACAACCACCGTCACGCCTGGCAGACCGCGTTCCGGGGCGCGGGCGCGGACTGGACGTTTCCCGAGTGGGCCGCCGCCATGCACGGCACCGTCAAGCCGCACTACCGGCCCGAGGACGTGTACCTGGGCACCCTGCTCGGCCGGCTGGAGGCCCTGCACGCGGGCGTGACCACGATGCTGGACTGGTATCACGTCGCGAAGAGCGCCGAGCATGAGGACGCGGCCATTGCCGCCCTGCGCGACGTACCGGGGCGGTCCGTCTTCTGCCTCGGTGCGGGCTGGGACTCCGCCGCCTCCGTGGACGACGCGATCCGCCGCGTCCGCGCCGAGCTGCCCGACGGCGGCCCGGTCACCATGGCCTGGGGGCTGCGCGGGACCGAGGACACGAGCCTGGACACCGTCGCCCGGGAGCTGGAGCTGGCCGCCGACCTCGGCCTGCGCACCAGCCTGCACACCGGCTCCGACGGTACCCAGCGCCCCATCGCCGAGCTGCACGAGCACGGCCTGCTCCGGGACACCACCACGTTCGTGCACGGCAACGGCATCAGCGACGAAGAACTGCGGATGCTCGCCGACGCGGGCAGCTCGCTCTCGATCAGCCCGGACGTCGAGCTGAAAATGGGCTTCGGCAACCCACTGACCGGCCGGGCACTGGCCGCCGGCCTGCGCCCGACCCTGTCCGTCGACGACGTCCCCTCGGCCGGCGGCGACATGTTCTCCACCATGCGTACCGCCTTCGCGGTGCAACGCGGCCTGGACGGCGGCCTCAACTCCCGCGACCTGCTGGAGTTCACCACCCTCGACGCCGCCGCCTCCTGCGGACTCGACGCCCGCACGGGCAGCATCACACCCGGCAAGGACGCCGACATCATCCTGCTGCGCACCGACGACATCACCGTGTTCCCGGTCGCCGACCCGGTCGGCACCGTCGTCTCCGCCGGTCATCCCGGGCTGGTCGACACCGTGCTCGCCGCCGGCCGCGTGGTCAAGCGCGACGGAGCCCTGGTGGGCGTGGACCTGCCCACGCTCAGGACCCGGCTGACCGCTTCCCGCGACCGCATCGCGGCGGCTGCAGGCGTACGGCTCGACGGCACCTGGCGTCCGCGGCCCGACACCATGTAGCCGTGCGCGCGACGGTCGGCTTGCGGTTGCCGCGGCCGGTGACCGCGGCAAGTGGAGAGGGCCGGCGTGATCGTCCCGGCCGTGGCGGGGCTGCACCGGTGGTGACGGCTCTGCGGGGGCTGGGCGTGCGGGACATGGACGTGACACGGCTCCCGAGCGGTGGGCGAGGTGCTTTTACGCCCGGGGGTTCCCGTTCAGGCCCTCCGCGGCCTGGGTGATGACGGCGGCCACGGTCGCCGGGCGGGACACGTACACGGCGTGGCTGCCGGGGGTCTCGGTGACGGTCGCGCCGGAGCGCCCGGCCATGGCGCGCTGGGCGGGCGGGGGGATCATGCGGTCGTCGGTGGAGACCAGGTACCAGGACGGCTTGCTCCGCCAGGCCGGTACGGACACCGCGCCGGCGAGTGCGTCGACGCCCCACGGCACCTGGGAGTCGGCCATGAACGCGGCCTGTGCCGCCGGCAGGTCGGCGGCGAACGCGGCGGCGAACTTCTCCCGGTCGAGGAAGAGGAAGCCGTCCTGCGGCGGCAGGATCGGCGGAACGGGGGCGCCGGGCGGCGGGTCGGCGATCAGAGAGTCGACCGACTCGCCCTTGTCGGGCGCGAACGCGGCGATGTACGCGAGGGCGGCGACGTTCGGGTGGTTGCCGGCCTCGGTGATGACGACACCGCCGTACGAGTGGCCGACCAGCACCGCGGGGCCGTCCAGGCCGTCGAGGATCTGGTGGGTGGCGGCGACGTCGCCGGCCAGCGACAGCGTCGGGTTCTGCACGACGGCCACCCGGTAGCCGTCGGCGGTGAGCGCGTCGTACACGCCCTGCCAGCCCGACCCGTCCACGAAGCCGCCATGCACGAGCACGATGTTCTGGATGCGCGTCATGATCTCTCCTGATCTGTCGATCCCCGACACCGGGTGTGGGACCCGTCCCTGCTATCAAAGTCAAGCCGCGCCGCCGCAGGGCCGCCATGCAGAACAGCACGCAGAACTGCCGCGCAATCGGGCACGCGGAGGTATCGAGGGCCGGGCGCCCGGAGGTCAGGGGGCGGCGGCGAGGTCACGGCAGCGGAGGTACGCCTCCGCGTCGCCGACGGCCTGGAAGATGATCTGCGCCGCCCTGGCGTAGGTCCGGCGGCTTTCCGCGACCCGGCCCTCCTCGGCGAGCAGCGCGGCGAGCGCCTCCAGGGCGGAGCCCTGCAGGTACACGGTGTCGAACTGCTCCATGGCGGACGTCGCCTCGGCCAGCGCCGCGATGGCCTCGGCCCGGCGGCCGAGGCGCCCCAGCCCCCGGCCGAGGTCGGCCAGGACATGCGGCCATGTCTGCCTCCGCCATCTCAAAGGGCCTGGTTGATCCGGCGTTGGTGAACGCCTTGGAGAGGCGAGGGGGTGGCTCGGATCGATGCCGGCAAAGCAGGTGAGGCATACCTGCTACACCGCGGGCGCGGGACCATGGGCCGCTGCTGGGCCGAAGCGCGCGCCTTCGTCCTCGCGGGACGGGGCGGTGGTGGCCGCCATCGATCGCCATCAAGGGCCCTGTCGGCGGCGAGTTTGCCGCCGGCGCTGCCGCCCCGGCTGAACGGGTCGCGTCGTCGTTGGCTCGGGTGGGGATTATGCGAGGAACCCGCCGTCGACGGCGAGATGTGCGCCGTTGATGTAGGAGGCTTCATCGGAGAGCAGGAAGGCAACGGCCGTGGCGATCTCGTCCCCGGTGCCCACCCGGCGCATGGGGATACCGGTGTCCGCGACCTGCTGCGTGCCCCCGGGGTTTGCCTGGGTCATCTCCGTGTCGATCACACCGGGTTGCAGTTCGTTAACCCGTACGCCCCGGGCACCGAACTCGATCGCCGCGGAGCGGGTCAGGCCGCGGATGCCGTGCTTGGCACTGGAGTACTCCGGGGTCGGGCCGCCCCGGTCCGCGAAGACGCTGGAGACGTTGACGACAGCGCCGCCGCCGGCCTCAAGGATCGCCGGGACCTCGTACTTGAGCCCGTAGAACAGGCTGTTCAGATCGATGTCGACGATCTGCCGCCACTGCTCGGGAGTCATGTCGGTCAGCGGGACGAAGTTCCCCGACACGCCCGCGTTGTTGACGGCGTAGTGCAGTGCACCGAACTGTGCCAGGGTGCGGGCGACGGCCCGCTCGACGTCGCCGGGCCGGCTGACGTCTGCGGGCACGGCCAAGGCCCTGCCGCCAGCGGCGGCGATCTCATCGACGACCTCGGCGAGCTTGTTCTCCCGGCGGCCGACTACCGTGACCGCCGCGCCGCGCCGCGCCAGCAGGACCGCTGTGGCGCGTCCCATCCCGGACCCTGCGCCGGTGACGAGGGCGACCTTCCCGGCGAACTGGCGCTGCATGGTCTGCTCCGTGCTGGTGCCGGACGTCATGACGCGGCGGAGGGCAGGTCGACCGGGTAGTCGGCGCCGGAGTCAGCGGAAGCGGAGACGGCCTGCCAGGCTGTGGCTTCGGTGATCTGGCTGCGGGAGTAGTCCAGGGCCATCTGCGCCGCACCGGCGCCGAGGAGCAGATGGCCGGGCAGGTTGTCGGCATGGACGATCCGCACGAGGATGTCCGCGGCCCGGTCGGGGTCGCCCTGTGCGGAGCTTCCGCCGCGCAGCAGTTCGCCCATGGCGCCGACGGTCTCACGGTACTCCTCGGGGACGTCGTCGACCTGCATGGAGGCGCCGGCCCAGTCGGTGGCGAAGCCGCCCGGCTCGACCACGAGGTAGCGGATCCCAAACGGCGCGGTCTCGGCGGCCAGGACGCGGGTGAACCCGTCGACGGCGAACTTGGCCGCCTGGTAGGAGGCGAGCCCGGGGGTGTGGCCGACCCGTCCGCCGACCGAGGAGAACTGGATCACGATGCCTCCTGAGCCCTGCTTCTTCAGCAGCGGCAGAGCGGCCCGGGAGACGTTGTAGACACCCCAGAAGTTGGTGTCGAACTGGCGGCGGAAGTCGGCCTCGTCGGTGGTCTCTACGGGCGAGAGGTTGGCGTAGCCGGCGTTGTTGACCACCACGTCGATCCGCCCGTACTTCTCGACGCCGGCGGTGAGCGCGGCCTCGGCCGCGGTGACGTCGGTGACGTCCAGGGCCACCGGGAGGATGCGGTCGCCGTACTTCTCTACCAGGTCGGCGAGCTGCTCGGGCCTGCGCGCGCTCGCCACCACGTTGGCGCCGGCCCCGAGGGCGGCGGTCGCGAGGGAGCGGCCGAAGCCACGGGAGGAGCCCGTGATGAACCAGGTGTCCGGTTGCGTACTCATCCCTTTAGTGCAACACGGTTTCACTAATACCGCAACCTGGTTGCGCTAAGCTGTGTGGGTGACCACCCCCCAGTTCGCACGCGCCCGCAGCGCCGCGGCCAAGCAGGCCCGCGAGACGGCGATCCTGGAGGCTGCCGCGCGCCTTGCCGACAAGCACGGCGTCCGCACCGTGACGCTCACGGACATCGCCGACGCGGTCGGTATGCACAAGTCGGCGATGCTGCGCTATCGCGGCCTGGAAGCATTCCTCGATCTGCCAGCGCGTTCCGGCGATCCGCACCAGCTCCCGGGCGGTGGTCTCCAAAGGGGCGTAGGCGAGGTAGTAGGCGATCTCGTCGGGCTTGCTGATGCGACGGCGGGAAGCCGGATCGCTGCCCAGTGGTAGACGCGAGGGCCCTTCGCGCCGTCGCCGCACGAGATCTTCTCCCACGCCTCGTCCGGAGCCTGCGCGAACAGCCCGTCGATGCGCGGGCAGCCCACGGTGAATTGGGACTTGGGCACCATGTGCCGGGCCAGCTCGCCCTTGGTGGCGAAGGTCCGCTCGTCGGGGATCTTCGCTGAGCGGCAGCGGTCGCGGTCCTCGGTCCAGGTCTTGGGCAGATACAACTCGCGATCGACCAGGCAGCTTGTCGTCCCCCACCCCCGCACCTGCACGGCTACCGAGGACGACACCATGCGCTGAGCTGGTCGAACTGGCGCCGACGACGCCAGGCAGTCGCCCGCCGTTGTCACTACCTGCGGCGTTGTCGCACGTTCGAGGGGCTGCCTCGGTGAGACCGCCCCGGACCACACCACGACCCGCTACACTCCAGCCGCCCGGCGAAACTCCAGGTCACACAGCGAAATCCTGCTGGAGTACTAGGTGATTGCTTGTCCTCATCGTCCGTGTCCGCAGGGGTGACGAACACCAGCCGCCGCCCGCGGCCGGGTGAGTCGATCGGCAGGGTTCGGATGTGGTGGAGACCCTCCTCACTGATCACCCGACGGTCCGTGTCGCAGCCACTCGCGGCTGTGGCCTTGTTGGCAACGACCTGCGGCGGAAGATCGCCGCAGGTCGTTCAGAGTGCCCCGTGGGCTTTGCAGGCCATACGGACGCCGTTGCCGTAGGCGGGGTCGGCCTGCGCGCAGTTGTGGATGTGCTGCTCGACGGTCTGCGGGCGGGCGCCCCTGATGGCGTGGGCGGTGTTGTCGAAGAGGGCCTGCTGCTGTGCTGCGGTCATCAGCCGGAAGAGGTCGCCGACCTGTTGGAAGTAGTTGTCGTCGTCCTCGCGGAAGTCGAAGTGGTCGGCGGTGGCGCCGTTCGGCTGCGCGGGGTCCGCGTAGGAGGGCTGCTCGGCCCAGCGGCCGTAGTTGTTGGGCTCGACCCCGGGTACTCCGCCCTGGTTGCCGTCGACGCGCATGGCACCGTCGCGGTGGTAGGAGTTGACCAGCGTCGCGGCATGCGGCTGGTTGACCGGGATCTGGTGATGGTTGACGCCGACTCGGTAGCGCGCGGCGTCGCCGTAGGCGAAGAGCCGGCCCTGGAGCATCTTGTCCGGGCTGAAGGAGATGCCGGGCACGAGGTTCGCCGGTGTGAGAGCGGCCTGCTCGACATCGGCGAAGTAGTTGTCCGGGTTGCGGTTCAGCTCGAACTCGCCGACCTCGATCAGCGGGTAGTCCCTCTTGCTCCACACCTTGGTCAGATCGAAGGGGTGGAAGCGGTAGGTCGCCGCGTCGGCCTCCGGCATCACCTGGATGTGCAGGGACCACTTCGGATTGTCGCCGCGCTCGATGGCCTCGTACAGATCGCGGCCGTGCGATTCGCGGTCCCGGCCGATCAGCGCCGAGGCTTCCTCGTCCGTGAGGTTCTGGATGCCCTGCCGGGTGCGGAAGTGGAACTTGACCCAGTGCCGCTCCCCGGCCGCGTTGATCAGGCTGAAGGTGTGCGAGCCGAAGCCGTGCATGTGCCGGTAGGACTTCGGGATACCGCGGTCGCTCATGATGATCGTGACCTGGTGCAGCGACTCGGGCAGGTTGGTCCAGAAGCCCCAGTTGTTCTCCGGGTCGCGCAGGTTGGTACGCGGGTCGCGCTTGACCGCCCGGTTGAGGTCCGGGAACTTCAGCGGGTCGCGGTGGAAGAAGACCGGCGTGTTGTTGCCGATGACGTCCCAGTTGCCCTCTTCGGTGTAGAAGCGCAGGGCGAAACCGCGGATGTCGCGCTCGGCGTCGGCGGCACCGCGCTCGCCGGCGACCGTGGAGAACCGGGCGAACATCTTGCATGTGTTGCCGATCGCGCTGAAGAGCGCCGCCTTGGTGTAACGGGAGATGTCGTGTGTCACCCGGAACGTGCCGAACGCACCCGCGCCCTTCGCGTGCATGCGGCGCTCGGGGATGACCTCGCGGTCGAAGTGCGCCAGCTTCTCGATCAGCCACAGGTTCTGGAGCAGCAGCGGGCCGCGCGGCCCCGCGCTCAGGCTGTTCTGGTTGTCGGCGACCGGGGCTCCGGCGGCCGTGGTCAGCGGGTCGGTGTTGTCCTCGAAGGGCATCTGCTTCTCCTCGAAGCCGTAGGGACGAAGGGTCGGGCGGCGGGCGCCGGCGTGCGGCGCACGTGGGAAGGGGCGTACGCCCCGGAAGATCGCTTCGGTCTGTCGACGACGGAGCCGCGGGCGGCAGAGGGAACCGGGCCGGGACGTCGGCCGGCAGTGCGGCACTCGCGGCACAGGACGTGGTGGTGGTCGTCCGCGCGCAACTCGTAGCGGGCCGGGGAGCCGGCCGGCTCGGTCCTGCTCACGATCCCGGGCCGCGTACAGCGCGGTGAGTACGTTGCGCGGTGACCCGCAGGGAGGCCCTGCGCAGGCGCGCCGACGGGCTCCGGTCGGAGGCTGCCGCGGCGATGGTCACTCGGGCCAGGAGTTGTTCCTGATGATGTCGACGAAATCGGCTCGGCGGAACGACGGGTCGAAGTGTGCCAGCACGTCGTCGTTCATCGTTCCGAACGTCGTGTCGGGGCGGTCGCGCATGCCCTCGTAGAACGCCTGAAGGATGCGGTTCTTGAAGTCCGGGCGAGGGTGCGCGGCGAGCACCTCGGCCCGCTGCTCCGCACCGATCTCGTGCAGATCGAGTCCCAGCACGTCCGTCTCGACACCGAGGGTCACCACCGCGACCTCCGGAGCCAGCCTCAGCGGAACCTCCGGAGTGGTGTGCAGCGCGATCGCCAGCCACACGTTCCGCGCCTCCTGGTCCGAGCGGCCGAAATCGAGCAGGAACTTCCGGGCGGCCTCGGCTCCGTCCAGCTCGAACCGCTGGTCCGTGCTCGCGAACGCCGCCGTCAGGCCGGCATCGTGGAAGAGGGCGCCCACATAGGCGAGTTCGGGGTCCACGACCAGCCCGCGGGCGGCAGCCTTCAACATGCCCCACAGGAACACTCGGCGCGAGTGGTGGAACAGCACGTCATCGGTCACCGCACGGACCTGCGAGGTCGCCTCGCGGACCAGTTCCGTGTCGGGCACGCTGATACCAGCGATCACTTCGGGCATCAGATCTCTCCTGACTATCCGGGCCTTGCCGTCGTTTCTGGAGCACGTCCACAAGTGGACTGCTTCCACCCTTCCTCCGGCCCGGCCCCGATCCCAGAGCAGGAAGCGACGAGGCGGCCACACATTCGGACATGGCGGCAACGGTCTGATAAGACCGTCCACGGGGCTTCGCGGGCGATCAAGGTCGAGGAGAGTACGCATGGAGAGCCGTCCACACATCGTCGTGTTCGTGATGTTCGACGGGGTGAAGACACTCGACGTCGCCGGGCCGGCCGAAGTGTTCGCCGAAGCGAATCTGGCCGGCGCCGCCTACCGGCTGCGCTACGTCTCTCCGTCGGGGGAACCGGTCCACAGTTCGACGGGCATCCGGATGCCCGTCGAGGGGGCCGCGGCAGACGTCACGCGTACCGACACCGTTGTGGTCTGCGGAGGCGACCGCCTGGCCGACCGCCCCATCGAGACCGGTCTCGTCGAGGCGATTCGCCTGTTGCGGCCGCTGACCCGTCGGCTGGTGTCGATCTGTACGGGCTCGTTCGCGCTGGCCGCCGCCGGTGTGCTCGCGGGTCGGCGGGTGACCACGCACTGGCGCCACGCGGCGCTGCTGGCGGCTTCCTATCCCGACCTCGAGGTGCTGCCGGACGCGATCTTCGTCGAGGACGACGGTGTCTTCACCTCGGCGGGGGTGTCGGCCGGGATCGATCTCGCGCTCGGTCTGGTCGAGCAGGACCAGGGCCCCGACCTGGCCCGGACCGTGGCGCGCAACCTGGTGATGTTCATGCAACGGCCCGGCGGGCAGTCCCAGTACTCCGCCGCCTTGGAACTCCGCCCGCCGCGCGCACCCTCGCTGCGCGCCGTGGTGGACCTGGTCGCCGCAGAGCCGGCGCTGGACCACAGCGCCGGAAGTCTGGCCGCGCGCATCGGTGTCAGCCCCCGCCATCTGGCCAGGCTCTTCGCCGCCGAACTCGGCACCACCCCGGCCAAGTACGTCGAAGGGGTGCGGCTCGACCACGCGCGCACCCTGCTTGACGCCGGTCACACCATCGAACAGGCGGCCAGACAGGCCGGTTTCGGGAGCGCGGAGACGATGCGCCGAACCTTCAGCGCTCGCCTGGGAGTCTCGCCCAGCCAGTACCGGGACCGCTTCACCACGACCAGACCGGGCCGCCGCGAGACGCGCTAGCCCGGGAACGACCGCGGTGCTTGCGATTCCCAGC from Streptomyces sp. CMB-StM0423 includes the following:
- a CDS encoding Lrp/AsnC family transcriptional regulator, producing the protein MDDVDRSILAVLERDGRISNNELAARVGLTPSPCLRRVRQLEESGVIRGYRALIDPAAVGRGLRVFAGVRLMRHTRAAVVAFEEQVGELPEVIACHHITGNFDYLLQVEVADLPAYEDFHANQLAALPGVGTVNSFVIMKTLDTA
- a CDS encoding trans-sulfuration enzyme family protein; the protein is MPGKSTVTVHIDRETHPSRAVAPPIYQTAAFSAEDATTFAAGAVEPRGKDFYTRFGNPNHAQAAAVVAELEGTEAAMVTASGMAAITTAVLALVSAGDHVIGQKSTYGGTASVLQNLLPRLGVSTTLVDQRDEGAFEKALTPKTRLILVETPSNPLLQITDLRAVADLARAHGVATLADNTFATPLNQRPADFGIDVVWHSATKYLNGHSDVSAGVLAGPAKVLDRIWDTSLLTGATLGPIDAWLLLRGIRTLPLRVPRHNDNGLALAEALSGHPAVTRVHYPGLATHPQHKLAVEQMNGFGGVLGIEFTGGYEMADAFLSRLRYPRRSASLGGVESLAVHPASMWAGMLSDDQITETVPAGLVRLAAGTEDTADLVADALAAADAVHR
- a CDS encoding amidohydrolase family protein, yielding MQTLLSGGTVVTMDPAAGDLHRGDVLIEDGVIVEVAKRIEVTDADVIDASDRIVLPGFVDNHRHAWQTAFRGAGADWTFPEWAAAMHGTVKPHYRPEDVYLGTLLGRLEALHAGVTTMLDWYHVAKSAEHEDAAIAALRDVPGRSVFCLGAGWDSAASVDDAIRRVRAELPDGGPVTMAWGLRGTEDTSLDTVARELELAADLGLRTSLHTGSDGTQRPIAELHEHGLLRDTTTFVHGNGISDEELRMLADAGSSLSISPDVELKMGFGNPLTGRALAAGLRPTLSVDDVPSAGGDMFSTMRTAFAVQRGLDGGLNSRDLLEFTTLDAAASCGLDARTGSITPGKDADIILLRTDDITVFPVADPVGTVVSAGHPGLVDTVLAAGRVVKRDGALVGVDLPTLRTRLTASRDRIAAAAGVRLDGTWRPRPDTM
- a CDS encoding alpha/beta fold hydrolase, whose product is MTRIQNIVLVHGGFVDGSGWQGVYDALTADGYRVAVVQNPTLSLAGDVAATHQILDGLDGPAVLVGHSYGGVVITEAGNHPNVAALAYIAAFAPDKGESVDSLIADPPPGAPVPPILPPQDGFLFLDREKFAAAFAADLPAAQAAFMADSQVPWGVDALAGAVSVPAWRSKPSWYLVSTDDRMIPPPAQRAMAGRSGATVTETPGSHAVYVSRPATVAAVITQAAEGLNGNPRA
- a CDS encoding SDR family NAD(P)-dependent oxidoreductase, encoding MQRQFAGKVALVTGAGSGMGRATAVLLARRGAAVTVVGRRENKLAEVVDEIAAAGGRALAVPADVSRPGDVERAVARTLAQFGALHYAVNNAGVSGNFVPLTDMTPEQWRQIVDIDLNSLFYGLKYEVPAILEAGGGAVVNVSSVFADRGGPTPEYSSAKHGIRGLTRSAAIEFGARGVRVNELQPGVIDTEMTQANPGGTQQVADTGIPMRRVGTGDEIATAVAFLLSDEASYINGAHLAVDGGFLA
- a CDS encoding SDR family NAD(P)-dependent oxidoreductase, which codes for MSTQPDTWFITGSSRGFGRSLATAALGAGANVVASARRPEQLADLVEKYGDRILPVALDVTDVTAAEAALTAGVEKYGRIDVVVNNAGYANLSPVETTDEADFRRQFDTNFWGVYNVSRAALPLLKKQGSGGIVIQFSSVGGRVGHTPGLASYQAAKFAVDGFTRVLAAETAPFGIRYLVVEPGGFATDWAGASMQVDDVPEEYRETVGAMGELLRGGSSAQGDPDRAADILVRIVHADNLPGHLLLGAGAAQMALDYSRSQITEATAWQAVSASADSGADYPVDLPSAAS
- a CDS encoding catalase; translated protein: MPFEDNTDPLTTAAGAPVADNQNSLSAGPRGPLLLQNLWLIEKLAHFDREVIPERRMHAKGAGAFGTFRVTHDISRYTKAALFSAIGNTCKMFARFSTVAGERGAADAERDIRGFALRFYTEEGNWDVIGNNTPVFFHRDPLKFPDLNRAVKRDPRTNLRDPENNWGFWTNLPESLHQVTIIMSDRGIPKSYRHMHGFGSHTFSLINAAGERHWVKFHFRTRQGIQNLTDEEASALIGRDRESHGRDLYEAIERGDNPKWSLHIQVMPEADAATYRFHPFDLTKVWSKRDYPLIEVGEFELNRNPDNYFADVEQAALTPANLVPGISFSPDKMLQGRLFAYGDAARYRVGVNHHQIPVNQPHAATLVNSYHRDGAMRVDGNQGGVPGVEPNNYGRWAEQPSYADPAQPNGATADHFDFREDDDNYFQQVGDLFRLMTAAQQQALFDNTAHAIRGARPQTVEQHIHNCAQADPAYGNGVRMACKAHGAL
- a CDS encoding HD domain-containing protein; the protein is MPEVIAGISVPDTELVREATSQVRAVTDDVLFHHSRRVFLWGMLKAAARGLVVDPELAYVGALFHDAGLTAAFASTDQRFELDGAEAARKFLLDFGRSDQEARNVWLAIALHTTPEVPLRLAPEVAVVTLGVETDVLGLDLHEIGAEQRAEVLAAHPRPDFKNRILQAFYEGMRDRPDTTFGTMNDDVLAHFDPSFRRADFVDIIRNNSWPE
- a CDS encoding GlxA family transcriptional regulator; this translates as MESRPHIVVFVMFDGVKTLDVAGPAEVFAEANLAGAAYRLRYVSPSGEPVHSSTGIRMPVEGAAADVTRTDTVVVCGGDRLADRPIETGLVEAIRLLRPLTRRLVSICTGSFALAAAGVLAGRRVTTHWRHAALLAASYPDLEVLPDAIFVEDDGVFTSAGVSAGIDLALGLVEQDQGPDLARTVARNLVMFMQRPGGQSQYSAALELRPPRAPSLRAVVDLVAAEPALDHSAGSLAARIGVSPRHLARLFAAELGTTPAKYVEGVRLDHARTLLDAGHTIEQAARQAGFGSAETMRRTFSARLGVSPSQYRDRFTTTRPGRRETR